The Sorex araneus isolate mSorAra2 chromosome 5, mSorAra2.pri, whole genome shotgun sequence genome has a segment encoding these proteins:
- the GJA8 gene encoding gap junction alpha-8 protein, whose product MGDWSFLGNLLEEVNEHSTVVGRVWLSVLFVFRILILGTAAELVWGDEQADFVCNTQQPGCENVCYDAAFPISHVRLWVLQIIFVSAPSLVLVGHALHLLRAQQKREGQSSRGAPRLRLEGTLLRTYVCHVIFKTLFEVAFMVGHYLLYGFRVLALYRCNQWPCPNVVDCFVSRPTEKTIFVLFMLSVASVSLLLNVTELGHLALKRVRGAFKRPVPQSPGTASEKSLHSVAISSVQKAKGYRFLEEEKIVSHYFPLSEVGTAETSPLSPAPCTQLEAKVGPDALGDLSQACQETLPLQEDREKQAEPRGAGRAEEGPGEGPEVGEVESPEAGTESEDEELQAKKPPPPLSSELRQEVPRDLSRPSPTSRARPDDLTV is encoded by the coding sequence ATGGGCGACTGGAGCTTCCTGGGGAACCTTCTAGAGGAGGTGAACGAGCACTCGACGGTGGTGggccgggtgtggctcagtgtGCTCTTCGTCTTCCGCATCCTCATCCTGGGCACAGCAGCTGAGCTGGTATGGGGTGACGAGCAGGCCGACTTCGTGTGCAACACGCAGCAGCCGGGCTGCGAGAATGTGTGCTACGATGCCGCCTTCCCCATCTCCCATGTGCGCCTGTGGGTCCTGCAGATCATCTTCGTGTCGGCGCCGTCGCTGGTGCTAGTGGGTCACGCACTGCACCTGCTCCGCGCCCAGCAGAAGCGCgagggccagagcagcagaggAGCCCCGAGGCTGCGGCTGGAGGGGACCCTGCTGAGGACCTACGTCTGCCACGTCATCTTCAAGACCCTCTTCGAGGTGGCCTTCATGGTGGGCCACTACCTGCTCTATGGCTTCCGCGTCCTGGCCCTCTATCGCTGCAACCAGTGGCCCTGTCCCAACGTGGTGGACTGCTTTGTGTCCCGGCCCACGGAGAAAACCATCTTCGTCCTCTTCATGCTGTCAGTGGCTTCCGTGTCCCTCCTCCTCAATGTCACAGAGCTGGGCCATCTGGCCCTGAAGAGAGTCCGGGGAGCCTTCAAGAGGCCAGTGCCGCAGTCCCCAGGGACCGCTTCTGAGAAGTCTCTGCACTCCGTGGCCATCTCCTCTGTCCAGAAAGCCAAGGGTTACCGGTTCCTGGAGGAGGAGAAAATCGTGTCCCACTACTTTCCCCTGAGCGAGGTGGGGACAGCGGAGACCAGTCCACTTTCACCCGCACCTTGTACTCAGTTGGAGGCCAAGGTGGGCCCAGATGCCCTTGGGGACCTGTCCCAGGCTTGCCAGGAGACACTGCCTTTGCAGGAGGACAGGGAAAAGCAGGCAGAGCCCCGGGGAGCCGGGAGAGCagaggaggggcctggggaagggccagaggtgggggaggtggagagCCCTGAGGCGGGGACGGAAAGTGAGGATGAAGAGCTGCAGGCGAAGAAGCCACCACCTCCGCTGAGTTCCGAGTTGAGACAGGAGGTCCCCAGGGACCTGAGCAGGCCTAGCCCCACCAGCAGGGCCAGACCGGATGACCTCACCGTGTAA